The following proteins are encoded in a genomic region of Helicobacter macacae MIT 99-5501:
- a CDS encoding SGNH/GDSL hydrolase family protein, which produces MRIYDFILTLIGSFILVALMMNASIHSYIEQKYHLDVFDANEPILEILGKPKAWLDDLRELLLPSVEELALSQSLQDEREKSTKEKSVWERLMGTESLDSFFTPKEETRYPFIDKDGKLVLKQDSTFIFIGDSMMQGVGLTLASELKKRGFSVINIAKQSTGLTYTHFFDWGKALREAFAKNPHINIVVMMVGANDPYSMPKMKYGSDEWIETYSSRIKEIIDISLENDAVVVWYDAPYVRKEPLNTRLIFLNTLYKSQVDSAKQLLLHANSALAPDGVYTSYVKNEQGRSIRVRGEDGIHFSGEGSRALSRLLLERLEVVQEQISQDESTQSTTKTTLDTPSTQKIQYTYDTDKPKSTPTKQKTQEIQESQEPKIESIQAIDSAKNDLVQYSDEQSAEQNQNKDKKESKREQRKNKKAQQDKPQEEQKSQEIVVEKIKDTPQEEPKPQKRKWKNIFENNEKESSDEPTKESKKPQKDSKKDSLESPKDSHIEKGAEKGAEKINDKANDKNPLESNNSTPKKKGA; this is translated from the coding sequence ATGAGAATCTATGATTTTATCCTAACACTCATAGGGAGCTTTATCCTTGTGGCATTGATGATGAATGCCAGCATACACTCCTATATCGAGCAAAAATACCACCTTGATGTTTTTGATGCAAACGAGCCGATTTTGGAGATTTTGGGTAAGCCAAAAGCGTGGCTTGATGATTTGAGGGAGCTACTTTTACCAAGCGTAGAGGAGCTAGCACTTTCCCAATCCCTCCAAGATGAGCGCGAAAAATCCACAAAAGAAAAATCCGTGTGGGAAAGGCTTATGGGCACAGAATCGCTTGATTCTTTTTTCACACCAAAAGAGGAAACGCGCTATCCATTTATAGACAAAGATGGCAAGCTAGTGCTAAAGCAGGATTCGACTTTTATTTTCATAGGCGATTCGATGATGCAAGGCGTGGGGCTTACGCTAGCTAGTGAGCTAAAAAAGCGCGGATTTAGCGTGATAAATATCGCTAAGCAAAGCACAGGACTTACTTATACGCATTTTTTTGATTGGGGCAAGGCTCTAAGGGAGGCATTTGCCAAAAATCCGCACATAAATATCGTAGTGATGATGGTAGGGGCAAATGACCCATACTCTATGCCAAAGATGAAGTATGGAAGTGATGAATGGATAGAAACATACTCATCTCGTATCAAAGAAATCATCGATATTTCGCTAGAAAATGACGCAGTGGTGGTGTGGTATGACGCGCCTTATGTGCGAAAAGAGCCACTAAACACAAGGCTAATCTTTCTAAACACACTTTATAAATCCCAAGTAGATAGCGCAAAACAGCTACTTTTGCACGCAAATTCTGCGCTTGCCCCAGATGGAGTCTACACTTCTTATGTCAAAAATGAGCAGGGCAGAAGTATCCGCGTGCGTGGGGAAGATGGGATTCACTTCAGCGGGGAGGGCTCAAGGGCTCTAAGCAGACTACTACTAGAGCGACTAGAAGTAGTGCAAGAGCAAATATCCCAAGATGAAAGCACACAAAGCACCACCAAAACCACACTAGACACCCCAAGCACGCAAAAAATCCAATACACTTATGACACAGACAAGCCAAAATCAACCCCCACCAAGCAAAAAACGCAAGAAATACAAGAATCACAAGAGCCAAAAATAGAATCTATCCAAGCAATAGATTCTGCCAAAAATGACTTAGTGCAATACAGCGATGAACAATCAGCAGAACAAAACCAAAACAAAGATAAAAAAGAAAGTAAAAGAGAGCAAAGAAAAAACAAAAAAGCTCAGCAAGACAAACCCCAAGAAGAGCAAAAATCCCAAGAAATAGTAGTAGAAAAAATCAAAGACACCCCACAAGAAGAACCAAAACCACAAAAACGCAAATGGAAAAATATCTTTGAGAATAATGAAAAAGAGTCTAGCGATGAGCCTACAAAAGAATCAAAAAAACCACAAAAAGATTCCAAAAAGGATTCTTTAGAATCGCCAAAAGATTCCCACATAGAAAAGGGCGCAGAAAAAGGAGCAGAAAAAATCAACGATAAAGCCAATGACAAAAATCCACTAGAATCAAACAACTCCACACCTAAGAAAAAAGGCGCGTAA
- the accA gene encoding acetyl-CoA carboxylase carboxyl transferase subunit alpha encodes MATCLDFEKQLKSIQDDIDMASMRGDNAAKAILEKDYQKELKKVFGNMSDYQKLQLARHPDRPYALDYMELLLKDAYEVCGDRHFRDDKAIVCMLGKIDEQPTMVIGEEKGRGTKNKIARNFGMPNPEGYRKALKAAKLAEKFNIPILMLVDTSGAYPGIGAEERGQSEAIAKNLQEFAVLKVPTISIVIGEGGSGGALAIAVADRLAMMQYSIFSVISPEGCAAILWNDPSKIESATKAMKITPDELKKAGLIDDIIPEPQKGAHRDLQGAADMIKSYYLKSVEEILKDRQYLQKRYDKIMRYGAFSED; translated from the coding sequence ATGGCGACTTGTTTGGACTTTGAAAAGCAGCTAAAAAGTATCCAAGATGACATTGATATGGCGTCTATGCGCGGGGACAACGCCGCCAAAGCTATCCTAGAAAAAGACTACCAAAAAGAGCTAAAAAAAGTTTTTGGCAATATGAGCGACTACCAAAAGCTCCAGCTTGCTAGACACCCAGACCGCCCCTATGCCCTTGACTATATGGAGCTACTGCTAAAAGACGCTTATGAAGTCTGCGGGGATAGGCATTTTAGAGATGATAAGGCGATTGTGTGTATGCTTGGCAAGATTGATGAGCAGCCTACTATGGTTATCGGCGAGGAAAAGGGCAGAGGGACAAAAAACAAAATAGCGCGCAACTTTGGTATGCCAAATCCAGAGGGCTACCGCAAAGCCCTAAAAGCCGCAAAACTAGCTGAAAAGTTTAATATCCCAATCCTTATGCTTGTCGATACAAGCGGTGCTTATCCCGGAATCGGCGCAGAAGAGCGCGGACAGAGCGAAGCTATCGCTAAAAATTTACAAGAATTTGCCGTGCTAAAAGTCCCTACGATTTCGATAGTCATAGGCGAGGGAGGTAGCGGTGGTGCGCTAGCGATTGCAGTGGCTGATAGACTAGCGATGATGCAGTATAGCATTTTTAGTGTGATTTCGCCAGAGGGGTGCGCTGCGATACTATGGAATGACCCAAGCAAGATAGAGTCCGCCACAAAAGCGATGAAAATCACGCCCGATGAGCTAAAAAAAGCTGGCTTGATTGATGATATTATCCCCGAGCCCCAAAAAGGAGCGCACAGGGATTTGCAAGGTGCGGCAGATATGATAAAGTCCTACTATCTAAAAAGCGTAGAAGAAATCCTAAAAGACAGACAATACCTCCAAAAACGATATGACAAAATAATGCGCTATGGAGCATTTAGCGAAGACTAA
- a CDS encoding asparagine synthase-related protein, whose amino-acid sequence MLDFVDKSIDSDSFEMFMSLGYILGSHTWFKHIKRLAPASIVEYHLPTKKISQKYYWTFAEIKQENISFDEAVDKAYYLFKDSIKRQVDLELYPSVLLSGGSDSRLCLAAMSEVYPHYKPYTATFGVKNCLDFILAQKVCDVIETTNNEFLFENIDWLNLRKEHLYSMDCAHSLMHLHGCEFDLFPQESRLIVSGYLGDAVFGDSYLPDKKLYNQRANDKIAEFYYGGFAKFSGYKDEYYDIANPLPLHWINRGSNFINMAVSSDTNKTNITCRPFFDNKIIEFIATLPNEYLFGYRFYKCLALRHYPQFFKHIGRNSLMPLHINKNLTYIADKIKFKIDKKLQKLGFIPKVITSYTDYEKWITQEPYKSQINDYLSSKTAFYKRFLNEIANLYIHKEQGDYADKILKLVSVEMYFEKLEIYL is encoded by the coding sequence TTGCTTGATTTTGTGGATAAAAGTATAGATAGCGATTCCTTTGAAATGTTTATGAGTTTGGGTTATATTTTGGGTTCTCACACTTGGTTTAAGCATATCAAAAGACTAGCACCTGCTAGTATAGTAGAATATCATCTACCGACAAAAAAGATAAGCCAAAAGTATTATTGGACTTTTGCGGAAATAAAGCAAGAAAATATATCCTTTGATGAAGCAGTAGATAAAGCGTATTATCTATTCAAAGACTCGATAAAAAGACAAGTGGATTTGGAGCTTTACCCATCTGTCTTGCTAAGTGGTGGCTCTGATTCGAGACTTTGCCTTGCAGCTATGAGTGAAGTCTATCCACATTATAAACCCTACACAGCGACATTTGGCGTGAAAAACTGCTTAGATTTTATTTTAGCCCAAAAAGTCTGTGATGTCATCGAGACAACAAATAATGAATTTTTGTTTGAAAATATTGATTGGCTAAATTTGCGAAAAGAGCATTTATATAGTATGGATTGTGCACATTCTCTAATGCACCTGCACGGCTGTGAGTTTGATTTATTCCCTCAAGAATCAAGGCTTATCGTAAGCGGATATTTAGGCGATGCTGTTTTTGGCGATAGCTATCTACCCGATAAAAAACTCTACAATCAAAGGGCAAATGATAAGATTGCAGAGTTTTACTATGGAGGTTTTGCCAAATTTAGCGGATACAAAGATGAGTATTATGACATAGCAAATCCATTGCCGCTTCACTGGATAAACAGAGGGAGCAATTTTATCAATATGGCTGTGAGTTCGGATACAAATAAAACCAATATCACTTGTCGTCCGTTTTTTGACAACAAAATCATCGAGTTTATCGCCACTTTGCCAAATGAGTATTTGTTTGGGTATAGATTCTATAAATGCCTAGCTTTAAGGCATTATCCACAATTTTTCAAACACATAGGACGAAACTCGCTAATGCCACTCCACATAAACAAAAATTTGACATATATCGCAGATAAAATCAAATTTAAAATCGATAAAAAGCTCCAAAAACTAGGCTTTATCCCAAAAGTTATCACTTCCTACACAGACTATGAAAAATGGATAACACAAGAGCCATACAAAAGCCAAATAAACGATTATCTCTCATCAAAAACAGCATTTTACAAACGATTCCTAAATGAGATTGCAAACCTTTATATACATAAAGAACAAGGCGATTATGCCGATAAAATCCTAAAATTAGTAAGTGTAGAAATGTATTTTGAAAAATTAGAAATTTACTTATAA
- the rffA gene encoding dTDP-4-amino-4,6-dideoxygalactose transaminase, which produces MQAIPFNKPFAIDKEFEYIQDAIENSIIRGDGIYTQKCHNFLESYLPAKRCLLTHSCTAALEMAAILADIKQGDEVIMPSYTFVSTANAFVLRGGVPVFVDIKPDTKNINEELIESAITKKTKAIVPVHYAGVACDMDKIMQIASKHNLIVIEDAAQGVSSTYNGQKLGTIGDIGCFSFHETKNVISGEGGAIIINNDKFIQRAEIIREKGTNRSQFFRGEVDKYTWVDVGSSYLPSDIIAAFLYAQLQNIDKINNKRLEIWNEYHQFFENYEKEGLINRPIVPPNCTHNAHMYYITFKNLQKRSEFIAFLKENGINPVFHYIPLHSSPAGIKFAKTMGDMSITNQVADTLVRMPLFYRLCDEDMRHIKSIVERFFEKL; this is translated from the coding sequence ATGCAAGCTATACCATTCAACAAACCATTTGCCATAGACAAAGAATTTGAGTATATTCAAGATGCCATAGAAAATAGTATCATAAGAGGTGATGGTATCTATACTCAAAAATGTCATAACTTTTTAGAGAGCTATTTACCTGCGAAAAGGTGTTTGCTTACACACTCTTGCACTGCGGCACTTGAGATGGCAGCCATACTCGCAGACATAAAGCAGGGTGATGAAGTCATAATGCCCTCTTATACTTTTGTATCCACAGCAAATGCCTTTGTGCTAAGGGGTGGAGTGCCTGTTTTTGTGGATATAAAACCTGATACAAAAAATATCAACGAAGAGTTGATAGAGTCTGCCATAACCAAAAAAACAAAGGCTATCGTTCCTGTGCATTACGCAGGTGTAGCGTGCGATATGGATAAGATTATGCAAATAGCTAGCAAACATAATCTTATCGTCATAGAGGACGCCGCACAAGGTGTATCAAGCACTTATAATGGACAAAAACTTGGCACAATAGGCGATATAGGGTGCTTTTCTTTCCACGAGACAAAAAATGTCATCTCTGGTGAGGGTGGGGCTATCATCATCAACAATGATAAATTCATACAAAGAGCCGAAATCATCAGAGAAAAAGGCACGAATCGTTCGCAATTTTTCCGCGGAGAAGTGGATAAATATACTTGGGTTGATGTAGGCTCATCATATCTACCATCTGACATTATCGCTGCTTTCTTATACGCACAACTACAAAATATAGATAAAATCAACAACAAAAGATTAGAAATTTGGAATGAATATCATCAGTTTTTTGAAAACTATGAAAAAGAGGGCTTGATAAATCGTCCTATCGTGCCACCAAATTGCACACACAACGCACATATGTATTATATCACTTTCAAAAATCTACAAAAGCGAAGCGAGTTTATAGCTTTTCTCAAAGAAAATGGTATAAACCCTGTATTTCACTATATCCCGCTTCACTCATCTCCTGCTGGGATAAAGTTTGCAAAGACGATGGGCGATATGTCTATCACAAATCAAGTAGCCGATACGCTGGTTCGTATGCCGTTGTTTTATAGACTTTGCGATGAGGATATGAGGCATATAAAAAGTATAGTGGAAAGATTTTTTGAGAAATTGTAG